Proteins encoded in a region of the bacterium genome:
- a CDS encoding T9SS type A sorting domain-containing protein, giving the protein MVALRLASTDGEILWVNRVDAGGRNDRAYAALVDATGDLIVTGTSVNPDESADFLTLKLAAGDGQVLWTRRAPGALNNETPSGWLGLAAGGSDVFMANKTWQTGHSFDVVLARYAGADGAVEWTRQIDHGGVADDPRQMIVDGAGWPVVVGVSAGNFMTLRVDPATGDPLWARFKDGPMGWYDIANCATVGPGGLILTGGFMDGGASTWDAAVVAYEPASGDEAWSLVWDGEDSLTDELRALAQGPGGELYAVGYSYATGTDMDMLALQYRFAPTAVDSPWLPAALTARAWPNPFRESVQLRFALPAAGAYRASIHDAQGRLLRSFAGEGAAGEQGLAWDGRDGAGRAQPAGLYFVRIAAEGAEWSGRLLKLR; this is encoded by the coding sequence GTGGTCGCCCTGCGCCTGGCCAGCACCGACGGCGAGATCCTCTGGGTGAATCGGGTGGACGCCGGCGGCCGCAACGACCGCGCCTACGCGGCGCTGGTGGACGCGACGGGCGACCTGATCGTCACCGGCACGTCGGTGAACCCGGATGAATCCGCCGACTTCCTCACGCTGAAGCTGGCCGCCGGCGACGGCCAGGTGCTCTGGACCCGCCGCGCCCCGGGCGCCCTCAACAACGAGACGCCGTCGGGCTGGCTGGGCCTGGCCGCGGGGGGCAGCGACGTCTTCATGGCCAACAAGACCTGGCAGACGGGCCACTCCTTCGACGTCGTGCTCGCGCGCTACGCGGGCGCGGACGGCGCCGTCGAGTGGACTCGGCAGATCGACCACGGCGGCGTCGCCGACGACCCGCGGCAGATGATCGTCGACGGCGCCGGCTGGCCGGTGGTGGTGGGCGTCTCGGCGGGGAACTTCATGACGCTGCGCGTCGACCCGGCCACGGGCGACCCGCTCTGGGCGCGCTTCAAGGACGGCCCGATGGGCTGGTACGACATCGCCAATTGCGCGACGGTGGGGCCGGGCGGGCTCATCCTCACGGGGGGCTTCATGGACGGCGGTGCCTCGACCTGGGACGCGGCCGTGGTGGCCTACGAGCCGGCCAGCGGCGACGAAGCCTGGTCGCTCGTGTGGGACGGCGAGGACAGCCTCACCGACGAACTGCGCGCGCTGGCGCAGGGGCCTGGCGGCGAGCTCTACGCCGTGGGCTACAGCTACGCCACGGGCACGGACATGGACATGCTCGCGCTCCAGTACCGCTTCGCGCCCACGGCCGTGGACTCGCCCTGGCTGCCCGCCGCGCTCACCGCGCGCGCCTGGCCGAATCCCTTCCGCGAGTCCGTGCAGCTTCGCTTCGCGCTGCCCGCTGCGGGCGCCTATCGCGCGTCGATCCACGACGCGCAGGGCCGCCTCCTGCGCAGTTTCGCGGGCGAAGGCGCGGCCGGCGAGCAGGGTCTCGCTTGGGACGGCCGCGACGGCGCGGGGCGCGCCCAGCCGGCGGGGCTCTACTTCGTGCGCATCGCCGCGGAGGGCGCCGAGTGGAGCGGACGCCTGCTCAAGCTGCGCTGA